A stretch of the Balneola vulgaris DSM 17893 genome encodes the following:
- a CDS encoding glycosyltransferase yields the protein MYQIFDDTLLKEVEETGVEVHRVQGNTPFHLMGSSANNTGLVTGKKATIFRAISRLMFFPDNKKGWIKTGYKKGLELLKSKDIDLIFSTAPPFSNNILAQKLSEESGIPFVIDYRDLFEENQFENQSSKRLLAKKRKLELSWLKAAKGISVLDEYSAETLQQKVDQELPLKVIPHGYDPVDFDKESKGTIEYKDGKLNILYSGLFYSKNQPDTFLKAVKLLFDRSEEARSLIHLHFQGGLDARIKDFIEQLELSDFVSDYGYVNHDVAVSNLKSADLLWMLENFSESLKQVKSGKLFEYIGSQKPILGLVHNGESQKIIEDYKAGFVVSPDNEETIANVIGTILDKWKAGMLKNVDEEIVQKYNRKHITGELADLFETVVSQDLK from the coding sequence ATGTATCAAATATTTGACGATACACTGCTTAAAGAAGTAGAAGAAACTGGAGTGGAAGTGCATAGGGTACAAGGAAATACCCCTTTCCACCTTATGGGTAGTTCAGCTAATAATACAGGGCTGGTAACAGGAAAAAAGGCAACTATATTTCGAGCAATTTCAAGGTTGATGTTCTTTCCTGACAACAAGAAAGGTTGGATTAAAACGGGTTACAAAAAAGGACTTGAGTTATTGAAGTCGAAGGACATCGATTTAATTTTTAGTACAGCTCCTCCATTTAGTAATAACATCCTTGCCCAAAAGCTCAGTGAAGAATCCGGAATTCCATTTGTTATAGATTATAGAGACCTGTTTGAAGAAAACCAGTTTGAGAATCAATCGTCGAAACGGTTATTAGCTAAAAAAAGAAAGCTTGAACTAAGCTGGTTAAAAGCGGCTAAAGGGATTAGCGTATTAGATGAATATTCAGCTGAAACCCTTCAACAAAAAGTGGATCAAGAGTTGCCATTAAAAGTTATACCACATGGTTACGATCCGGTAGATTTTGATAAAGAATCTAAAGGAACAATCGAGTATAAAGATGGTAAGTTGAACATTCTGTATAGCGGTTTATTTTATAGTAAGAATCAGCCAGATACTTTTTTGAAAGCTGTAAAGTTACTCTTTGATAGAAGTGAGGAAGCGCGAAGTCTTATACATCTACATTTCCAAGGTGGATTGGATGCAAGAATAAAAGACTTCATCGAGCAGTTAGAACTCAGCGACTTTGTTTCTGATTATGGATATGTGAATCATGATGTAGCGGTGAGCAATCTTAAAAGTGCGGATTTACTGTGGATGCTAGAAAACTTTTCAGAAAGTTTGAAACAGGTAAAGAGCGGGAAACTCTTTGAATACATTGGTTCCCAAAAACCCATACTTGGCTTAGTACATAATGGGGAATCACAGAAAATTATTGAGGATTACAAAGCAGGTTTTGTAGTTTCACCTGATAATGAAGAAACTATCGCGAACGTAATAGGTACCATATTAGATAAATGGAAAGCTGGAATGCTCAAGAATGTAGATGAAGAAATAGTGCAAAAGTACAACCGAAAACATATTACAGGTGAGCTAGCTGATCTATTTGAAACTGTTGTTAGCCAAGATTTGAAATGA